In Bradyrhizobium erythrophlei, a single genomic region encodes these proteins:
- a CDS encoding sensor domain-containing diguanylate cyclase yields MFDLAPVSLWIEDYSSVRALFEQWRRVGVTDVKSFLATNPDRVRQCSQRIRVLKVNRKTLTLFGARDLEHLMANLDQVLRDDTFSSHIEELAQLWDGQTSFSSHTVNYTLTGERLDIQLHGTILPGHEQNWDRVMIAIEDVTEREHTRRRLIDSESYAFGLFAHSPVSLWVEDFSGVKRLIDDVRRRGVEDFRVFTDVHEEFVPRCMGEIRVLDVNSRTLELFGAPDKDTLLRNLSSVFRDEMKPHFREQLVDLWDGKLFQQREVVNYTLDGTKLHLLLQFSVLPGRERDWSLVQVALTDITARKKAEAYLEYLGTHDVQTRAFNRSFYVDELNRLERKGLQPVSIIVADINDLRAINDKLGQVAGDALLRRAGEVFESLVEKPASIARIGGDEFAVLLPGTDAAGGEAVLHTLAELIELNNQYYPDVELSISVGLATSQPGERLEQVAKRADQNMLQVKQLYQL; encoded by the coding sequence ATGTTCGATCTCGCGCCGGTCTCACTTTGGATCGAGGACTACAGCTCCGTTCGGGCGTTGTTCGAGCAGTGGCGCAGGGTCGGCGTGACGGATGTCAAATCGTTCCTGGCCACCAATCCGGACCGTGTGCGCCAATGCTCGCAACGCATCCGCGTCCTCAAGGTCAACCGCAAGACCCTGACATTATTCGGCGCCCGCGATCTTGAACATCTCATGGCCAATCTCGATCAGGTGCTACGCGACGACACGTTTAGCAGCCATATCGAGGAACTCGCCCAACTCTGGGACGGGCAAACCAGCTTCTCCAGCCACACCGTAAATTATACGCTGACCGGCGAGCGTCTCGACATCCAGCTCCATGGCACCATCCTTCCGGGCCACGAGCAAAACTGGGACCGCGTCATGATCGCGATCGAGGACGTGACCGAGCGGGAGCATACTCGCCGCCGCCTGATTGACAGCGAAAGCTACGCATTCGGCCTGTTTGCCCATTCGCCGGTTTCGCTTTGGGTGGAAGATTTCAGCGGAGTGAAACGTCTTATCGACGACGTGCGGCGCCGTGGAGTTGAGGATTTCCGCGTGTTCACCGATGTACACGAGGAATTCGTCCCGCGCTGCATGGGAGAAATCCGCGTGCTCGATGTTAACAGCCGCACGCTCGAACTCTTCGGCGCGCCGGACAAGGATACCCTACTGCGCAATCTGTCCTCCGTGTTTCGCGACGAGATGAAGCCGCATTTTCGTGAGCAACTCGTCGATCTCTGGGATGGCAAGCTGTTCCAGCAGCGCGAGGTGGTGAACTACACACTGGACGGCACCAAACTCCATCTGCTGCTGCAATTCTCGGTGCTGCCCGGCCGTGAGCGGGACTGGTCGCTGGTGCAGGTCGCGCTTACCGACATCACCGCTCGCAAGAAGGCCGAAGCCTATCTCGAATATCTCGGCACCCATGACGTGCAGACGCGCGCGTTCAATCGCTCGTTCTATGTCGACGAGCTCAATCGGCTGGAGCGCAAGGGCCTGCAGCCGGTCAGCATCATCGTCGCCGACATCAATGACCTGCGGGCCATCAATGACAAACTCGGCCAAGTCGCAGGCGACGCGCTGCTGCGCCGGGCGGGCGAGGTATTTGAATCTCTGGTCGAGAAGCCCGCTTCAATCGCACGCATCGGTGGCGATGAGTTCGCAGTGTTGTTGCCGGGCACCGACGCTGCGGGCGGGGAAGCCGTTCTGCACACGCTTGCCGAGCTGATCGAGCTCAACAATCAATACTACCCGGATGTCGAACTGAGCATCTCGGTCGGGCTTGCGACGAGCCAGCCGGGCGAGCGATTGGAGCAGGTCGCCAAACGCGCCGACCAGAACATGCTTCAGGTGAAGCAGCTATATCAGTTGTAA
- a CDS encoding class I SAM-dependent DNA methyltransferase has protein sequence MPARLFLTSGDLIADRRYEFARDLQLKGDLPAAADLLEQAIELAPGFVSAWFTLGEIRQTLGEQDAAIAAFRKARDADCNDPHGASLKLMRLGAEELAAMPPAYVRTLFDQYAPRFDRALIDDLGYRGPSVLFKAVLAARHAVKKPAFFKRAIDLGCGTGLAASAFAKEVDHFSGIDLSPGMIEKAKATGLYAELEVNDMLEGLRTRGDACADLVLAADAMVYVADLVPVLMEIHRVLAPGGLLAFTLERNPGDGVMIGEGLRYAHSVHYVRNSLMIAHLELSQIEAQSFRNESNVPVPGLVVVAARS, from the coding sequence ATGCCTGCGCGCCTGTTTCTCACCTCCGGCGATCTGATTGCCGACCGCCGCTACGAATTTGCGCGCGATTTGCAGCTCAAGGGCGATCTGCCCGCGGCGGCGGACCTGCTGGAGCAGGCGATCGAACTCGCCCCCGGCTTTGTCTCCGCCTGGTTCACGCTCGGCGAAATCCGGCAAACCCTCGGCGAGCAGGATGCTGCGATTGCAGCCTTCAGGAAGGCCCGCGACGCAGATTGCAACGATCCGCACGGGGCCAGTTTGAAATTAATGCGGCTCGGCGCCGAAGAACTTGCGGCGATGCCGCCGGCCTATGTGCGCACGCTGTTCGATCAATATGCGCCGCGCTTCGATCGCGCGCTGATCGACGACCTCGGCTATCGCGGGCCGTCCGTGCTGTTCAAGGCGGTGCTGGCGGCGCGGCACGCCGTGAAGAAGCCCGCGTTCTTCAAGCGCGCGATCGATCTCGGCTGCGGCACCGGGCTCGCCGCATCCGCCTTCGCCAAGGAAGTCGATCATTTCTCCGGCATCGATCTGTCGCCGGGCATGATCGAGAAGGCCAAGGCGACCGGGCTCTATGCCGAGCTCGAGGTCAACGACATGCTGGAAGGTCTGCGAACGAGGGGGGACGCTTGCGCCGACCTCGTCCTCGCCGCGGACGCCATGGTCTACGTGGCCGATCTCGTTCCGGTGCTGATGGAAATTCACCGCGTGCTCGCCCCCGGCGGTCTCTTGGCGTTCACGCTGGAGCGCAATCCAGGCGACGGCGTCATGATTGGCGAGGGCCTGCGCTACGCGCACAGCGTCCATTATGTCCGCAATTCGCTCATGATTGCACACCTCGAGTTGTCGCAGATCGAGGCGCAATCGTTCCGCAACGAGAGCAATGTTCCTGTGCCCGGTCTCGTCGTCGTCGCGGCCAGATCGTGA
- a CDS encoding alpha/beta hydrolase, with protein MLKALKRRIAELGPHFGPAILEETFALYRPLLSRVPENARVQLNVPYGRDDRQRLDVYAPKAAAGSPVLLFVPGGGFVGGDKRAEDAFYANIGHDFASRGFLVLIMNYRLAPLHPWPAGGEDVGHAVAWARQHAAAYGGDPDRIAIFGQSAGATHIATWLFDPSLDGAKPVSAVILASGTYRVAADKIPPNVMAYFGSDSSLYEARSPITHVHPTNVPLLLMVCEFDPPHLASPTFELAARLTDANSRSPQLCWLAGHNHVSNVLSIGTADDVAANLVANFLKDARHFNQS; from the coding sequence ATGCTTAAAGCACTCAAGCGCCGCATAGCCGAGTTGGGACCGCATTTTGGCCCGGCCATCCTGGAAGAGACGTTTGCGCTGTATCGGCCGTTGCTGTCGCGAGTTCCCGAAAACGCAAGGGTACAATTGAACGTTCCCTATGGACGCGACGATCGCCAGCGTCTCGATGTCTACGCACCGAAGGCGGCGGCCGGGTCGCCGGTCCTTCTCTTTGTGCCGGGCGGCGGCTTCGTCGGCGGTGACAAACGGGCAGAGGATGCCTTCTACGCCAATATCGGGCACGACTTCGCGAGCCGCGGATTCCTGGTGCTGATCATGAACTATCGGCTGGCGCCGCTTCATCCCTGGCCAGCCGGAGGCGAGGACGTTGGCCACGCCGTGGCCTGGGCGAGACAACACGCAGCCGCGTATGGCGGCGATCCGGACCGTATTGCCATTTTTGGCCAGTCGGCGGGCGCGACCCATATCGCGACATGGTTGTTCGATCCATCGCTCGACGGTGCGAAGCCGGTTTCGGCGGTCATCCTCGCGAGTGGTACCTATCGTGTCGCGGCAGACAAGATACCGCCGAATGTCATGGCGTATTTCGGGTCGGATAGCTCTTTGTATGAAGCGCGTTCACCGATCACCCACGTCCATCCGACCAACGTACCGCTTCTCCTGATGGTCTGCGAATTCGACCCGCCACACCTGGCTTCACCGACGTTCGAACTGGCGGCGAGGCTGACGGACGCAAACAGCCGTTCGCCGCAGCTTTGCTGGCTCGCGGGCCATAACCACGTCTCAAACGTGCTCAGCATCGGCACAGCGGATGATGTGGCCGCGAACCTTGTCGCGAACTTTCTCAAGGACGCGCGGCACTTCAACCAGAGCTGA
- a CDS encoding LLM class flavin-dependent oxidoreductase produces MIKPWIFEFLYALADQGAEATPPTAVFDKGIALWKRLDELGFEGIFFSEHHFGLSYSPSPNLLIAAIARSTTRLRLGTMGVVLPLYQPWRVLEEIGMLDHLTGGRLEIGCASGVPQELIQTGISPEENRGRFDETLQILDAWLAEPIISHHGQYYNFDNLRVVPRPLQPSPPKWTTVVSPASATKSAGRRSKICTAFESVARIKEIFDAYRNEADRVGFACGADHLAIRRNVSIAASESEAQERSQIAREVAAKVLAGDPRVQHSSPLLDAPKPGGGFSVHADEFIAGTPAQVAEQIIAQCRSTGAGHILAILGRAVDEHRIRAVELFAEQVIPVLRRAEIARQ; encoded by the coding sequence ATGATCAAGCCTTGGATATTCGAATTCCTGTACGCGCTGGCCGATCAAGGCGCGGAGGCCACGCCACCAACCGCCGTGTTCGACAAGGGCATCGCCCTCTGGAAGCGGCTGGATGAACTGGGGTTTGAGGGCATCTTCTTCAGCGAGCACCATTTCGGTCTTTCCTACAGCCCATCGCCCAACCTCCTGATCGCTGCCATCGCGCGTTCCACGACGCGGCTGCGCCTCGGCACCATGGGCGTGGTGCTTCCGCTCTATCAGCCATGGCGCGTTCTGGAAGAGATCGGGATGCTGGATCACCTGACCGGCGGCCGGCTCGAGATCGGCTGCGCCAGCGGCGTGCCGCAGGAATTGATCCAGACCGGTATCAGCCCCGAAGAAAATCGCGGACGTTTCGACGAGACCTTGCAGATCCTGGACGCCTGGCTCGCGGAGCCCATCATCTCGCATCACGGGCAATACTACAACTTCGACAATCTTCGCGTCGTGCCGCGTCCCTTGCAGCCTTCGCCGCCCAAATGGACGACGGTCGTCAGCCCGGCATCAGCGACGAAGTCCGCCGGGCGGCGATCGAAGATATGCACGGCGTTCGAATCCGTTGCGCGCATCAAGGAGATCTTCGATGCCTATCGTAACGAGGCCGATCGGGTCGGCTTCGCTTGCGGGGCGGACCACCTTGCCATCCGCCGCAACGTCTCTATCGCGGCAAGCGAATCCGAGGCGCAGGAGCGATCCCAGATCGCGCGCGAGGTGGCGGCGAAGGTGCTCGCCGGTGACCCGCGCGTGCAACATTCCTCGCCACTGCTCGACGCCCCTAAGCCTGGCGGCGGCTTTTCGGTGCACGCAGATGAATTCATCGCCGGCACGCCGGCCCAGGTGGCCGAGCAGATCATCGCGCAATGCCGAAGCACCGGTGCTGGCCACATCCTGGCGATTCTTGGCCGCGCCGTGGACGAGCACCGGATTCGGGCGGTGGAGTTGTTCGCCGAGCAGGTCATTCCCGTCCTGCGCCGGGCCGAGATCGCTCGTCAATAA
- the pdeM gene encoding ligase-associated DNA damage response endonuclease PdeM has protein sequence MAAPTASIEIAGVKMLADLSGALFWKEQGLLVVSDLHLEKGSSFAARGVLLPPYDTIATLSQLAAAIARHDPKTVIALGDSFHDRSAHQRLSAVDREALSALQVRRDWIWISGNHDPALPSDLGGIVASEVAIGPIVFRHEPTGAIGEIAGHLHPKARVATRAHWVERRCFASDGERAVMPAFGAYAGGLSIRDDAFAKIFSSTAFVAHVLGDFRLHTIAASRCY, from the coding sequence GTGGCTGCGCCGACGGCCAGCATTGAGATTGCCGGCGTCAAGATGTTGGCCGATCTCTCGGGCGCCTTGTTCTGGAAAGAGCAGGGCCTGTTGGTCGTGTCCGATCTCCATCTTGAAAAAGGATCGAGCTTTGCCGCGCGCGGCGTTCTGCTGCCGCCTTACGACACGATCGCAACGCTCAGCCAGCTCGCGGCTGCCATCGCGCGACACGATCCGAAGACCGTGATTGCGCTCGGCGACAGCTTTCATGACCGTAGCGCTCATCAGCGATTGTCCGCAGTCGACCGCGAGGCGCTTTCCGCCTTGCAGGTCCGGCGCGACTGGATCTGGATTTCCGGCAACCACGACCCGGCCTTGCCGTCCGATCTCGGCGGCATCGTTGCGAGCGAGGTCGCGATCGGTCCGATCGTGTTCCGTCATGAGCCGACGGGCGCCATCGGTGAAATCGCCGGACATCTTCATCCCAAGGCGCGCGTGGCGACGCGGGCGCACTGGGTGGAGCGGCGCTGCTTTGCAAGCGATGGCGAGCGTGCGGTGATGCCCGCCTTCGGCGCCTATGCCGGGGGCTTGAGCATTCGCGACGATGCGTTTGCGAAAATCTTTTCCAGCACCGCCTTTGTGGCGCATGTGCTCGGCGATTTCCGCTTGCACACCATCGCCGCTTCGCGGTGTTATTGA
- a CDS encoding MFS transporter has protein sequence MASDGTIAEVRLPSNSRRRILAAGAIGTAIEQYDFFIYGLIGPLVFEQLFFPKFDQLTATLAVFATFAVGFLARPLGGLVFGHFGDRSGRKSVLLCTLILMGLATTLIGILPSYASAGWIATVALVVLRFIQGFAVGGEWTAASLMVLETSPDDQRGFSAAVIQAAGPVGVVLASLSAVLVSRLPEADLLSWGWRVPFLVSAILVIVGIYMRLRIEESSAFLQVSEVAKVPAFEALQSHWRPIIVVLFAEIAQTAYFYLTAIFTISFATRQLGVAKDVITQAVLLANLVALVTMPVIGAWSDRVGRKWLFVTGVVLAAISMFAFYHMVATRETLLVTTAVVLAAGIIHPLMFATEGSYFPELFPTRVRFTAVSIGKQLGVVLGGGIAPLVATSLFAGTGTTAAITAYYVALAFAALIALSFVRDTSKSRLL, from the coding sequence GTGGCGAGCGATGGAACGATTGCCGAAGTGCGCCTTCCCTCGAACTCGCGTCGCCGTATCCTGGCGGCCGGCGCCATCGGAACCGCCATCGAGCAGTATGATTTCTTCATCTATGGCCTGATCGGGCCGCTGGTTTTCGAACAACTGTTCTTCCCGAAGTTCGATCAGCTGACGGCGACCCTTGCGGTATTCGCGACATTTGCCGTCGGCTTTCTGGCGCGCCCGCTCGGCGGTTTGGTCTTCGGCCATTTCGGCGACCGCTCCGGCCGCAAATCCGTCCTGCTGTGCACGCTGATCCTGATGGGATTGGCGACCACGTTGATCGGGATCTTGCCGAGTTACGCCAGCGCGGGCTGGATCGCTACGGTCGCGCTTGTCGTTCTGCGTTTCATTCAGGGTTTTGCCGTCGGCGGCGAGTGGACTGCGGCCAGTCTGATGGTGCTTGAAACCTCGCCGGATGACCAACGCGGATTTTCAGCCGCGGTGATTCAGGCCGCCGGGCCGGTCGGCGTGGTACTCGCGTCGCTTTCGGCAGTGTTAGTTTCGCGCCTTCCGGAAGCCGACCTGCTGTCGTGGGGCTGGCGCGTGCCGTTCCTCGTCAGCGCAATCCTCGTGATTGTCGGCATCTATATGCGATTGCGCATCGAGGAGAGCTCGGCGTTCCTTCAGGTGTCAGAAGTCGCAAAGGTGCCTGCTTTCGAGGCGCTCCAGTCGCATTGGCGCCCGATCATCGTCGTGCTCTTCGCCGAAATTGCGCAGACGGCGTACTTTTATCTGACGGCAATCTTCACCATCTCATTCGCGACGCGCCAGCTCGGCGTTGCGAAGGACGTGATTACCCAGGCCGTGCTGCTCGCAAATCTCGTCGCTCTCGTCACGATGCCGGTCATCGGCGCCTGGTCGGACAGGGTGGGACGGAAATGGCTTTTCGTGACCGGCGTCGTGCTCGCGGCGATATCGATGTTCGCCTTCTACCACATGGTGGCGACCCGCGAGACGCTGCTTGTAACCACGGCTGTGGTGCTCGCGGCCGGGATCATTCACCCGCTGATGTTCGCAACCGAGGGAAGTTATTTCCCCGAGTTGTTTCCCACGCGGGTCCGCTTTACCGCGGTTTCGATTGGCAAGCAGCTCGGAGTGGTGCTTGGCGGTGGAATTGCGCCACTGGTGGCCACCAGTCTCTTTGCAGGGACCGGCACCACGGCTGCGATCACCGCATACTATGTTGCCCTCGCGTTCGCCGCGCTGATCGCACTCAGCTTCGTCAGGGACACCAGCAAATCACGCCTGCTGTGA
- a CDS encoding ligase-associated DNA damage response DEXH box helicase, translating to MTSAQPDLFTHALLPEHFARWFTSRGWLPREHQLALLEKAREDRSALLIAPTGAGKTLAGFLPTLVELSAGGTFASTGRSVKRSRGLHTLYISPLKALAVDIARNLETPIAEMSLPIKVETRTGDTPVSRRQRQRRYPPDILLTTPEQLALLLSSDDAPFLFSSLRRIVLDELHALVTSKRGDLLSLGLARLWQLAPQIRAIGLSATVAEPEQLSRFLVPQLHGKPQSADIVVAGGAAAPEVEMLDTRERLPWAGHTARHALGEIYDLIKRNKTTLVFVNTRSQAEMLFQDLWRMNDDGLAIALHHGSLDVAQRRKVEDAMSAGKLRGVVCTSSLDLGVDWGDVDLVINVGAPKGASRLMQRIGRANHRLDVASRAVLVPANRFEVLECRVAIDAVAENAQDTPPLRTGALDVLAQHVLGCACGQPFLSDHLYDEVCTAAPYAELSRTDFDDVVDFVATGGYALKTYERFARIKQDKDGRWRVANPKVRQSYRLNVGTIVEEAMLKVRLVRSRGGGTGSTGAIARGGRMLGEIEEYFIEGLSVGDTFVFAGEVVRYEALAEDHVYVSRANDSDPKVPSYMGGKFPLSTYLAERVRKLLADRRAWKGLPEQVRDWLSLQTHFSRVPDTRELVVETFPRGNKHYLVCYPFEGRLAHQTLGMLLTRRLERMRGRPLGFVANEYALAIWGLGDASAMIRQGGLDLNALFDPDMLGDDLEAWLAESALMKRTFRTCALISGLIARRFTDEEKTRRQVLFSTDLIYDVLRKHQADHVLLRAARADAATGLLDLRRLSDMLIRIKGRIIHRELDRVSPLAVPVMLEIGREAVYGEASDELLAEAAEELVKEATG from the coding sequence GTGACGTCAGCTCAACCAGATCTCTTTACGCACGCGCTATTGCCGGAGCATTTTGCGCGCTGGTTTACCTCGCGCGGCTGGTTGCCACGCGAGCATCAATTGGCCTTGCTGGAAAAGGCACGCGAGGATCGCTCGGCCTTGCTGATCGCACCGACCGGGGCCGGCAAGACGCTGGCAGGTTTTTTGCCGACGCTGGTTGAGCTCTCTGCCGGCGGTACCTTCGCTTCGACCGGGCGCAGCGTGAAGCGCAGCCGCGGCCTGCACACGCTTTATATCTCGCCGCTGAAAGCGCTCGCGGTCGATATCGCGCGCAATCTGGAGACGCCGATCGCCGAGATGTCGCTCCCGATCAAGGTGGAGACCCGTACCGGCGACACGCCGGTGTCGCGCCGGCAGCGGCAGCGGCGGTATCCGCCGGACATCCTGCTGACGACGCCCGAACAGCTCGCACTGCTGTTGTCGTCCGACGATGCGCCGTTTCTGTTTTCCTCGCTTCGGCGCATCGTGCTCGACGAGTTGCATGCGCTCGTGACCTCCAAGCGCGGCGATCTGCTGTCGCTGGGTCTGGCGCGGCTATGGCAGCTCGCGCCGCAAATTCGCGCGATCGGGCTGTCGGCGACGGTCGCCGAGCCGGAGCAATTGTCGCGATTCCTGGTCCCGCAGCTTCACGGCAAGCCTCAATCGGCTGACATTGTCGTTGCCGGTGGGGCCGCCGCCCCCGAAGTCGAAATGCTGGATACGCGCGAGCGGCTGCCATGGGCCGGGCATACCGCGCGCCACGCGCTCGGCGAAATCTACGACCTGATCAAGCGCAACAAGACCACGCTCGTCTTCGTCAACACCCGAAGCCAGGCGGAGATGCTGTTTCAGGACCTGTGGCGGATGAACGACGATGGGCTCGCGATCGCGCTGCATCACGGCTCGCTCGATGTCGCGCAGCGCCGCAAGGTCGAGGACGCGATGTCGGCCGGAAAATTGCGCGGCGTGGTCTGTACGTCCTCGCTCGATCTTGGCGTCGACTGGGGCGACGTCGATCTCGTCATCAATGTCGGTGCGCCCAAGGGCGCCTCGCGGCTGATGCAGCGGATCGGCCGCGCCAACCATCGCCTCGACGTGGCCTCGCGCGCGGTGCTGGTGCCGGCGAACCGGTTCGAAGTGCTGGAGTGCCGGGTCGCGATCGATGCGGTCGCCGAGAATGCCCAGGATACGCCGCCGCTTCGCACCGGCGCGCTCGATGTGCTGGCGCAGCACGTGCTGGGCTGCGCGTGTGGCCAGCCTTTTTTGTCCGACCATCTCTATGACGAAGTCTGCACCGCCGCGCCCTATGCGGAGCTGAGTAGAACTGACTTCGACGACGTGGTCGACTTCGTCGCGACCGGCGGCTACGCGCTGAAAACCTACGAGCGCTTTGCGCGCATCAAGCAGGACAAGGATGGCCGCTGGCGCGTCGCCAATCCGAAAGTCCGTCAGAGCTATCGTCTCAACGTCGGCACCATCGTCGAGGAGGCGATGCTCAAGGTGCGGCTGGTGCGTTCGCGCGGCGGCGGCACTGGGTCGACCGGCGCGATTGCCCGCGGCGGCCGCATGCTCGGCGAAATCGAGGAATATTTCATCGAGGGGCTTTCGGTCGGCGACACCTTCGTATTCGCAGGCGAGGTCGTGCGCTACGAGGCGCTGGCCGAAGACCATGTCTATGTCTCGCGCGCCAATGACAGCGATCCGAAAGTGCCGTCTTACATGGGCGGCAAGTTCCCGCTTTCGACCTATCTTGCCGAACGCGTGCGAAAACTCCTGGCCGACCGGCGGGCGTGGAAAGGCTTGCCGGAACAGGTGCGTGACTGGCTGTCGCTGCAGACGCATTTTTCACGCGTGCCCGACACGCGTGAACTGGTGGTCGAGACGTTCCCGCGCGGCAACAAGCACTATCTGGTCTGCTATCCCTTCGAGGGGCGTCTGGCGCACCAAACGCTTGGCATGCTGCTGACACGGCGGCTCGAGCGCATGCGGGGCCGGCCGCTCGGTTTTGTCGCCAACGAATATGCGCTCGCGATCTGGGGGCTCGGCGATGCCTCGGCCATGATTCGGCAAGGTGGGCTCGATTTGAACGCGCTGTTCGATCCGGACATGCTGGGCGATGATCTCGAGGCGTGGTTGGCCGAATCCGCGTTGATGAAGCGCACCTTCCGTACCTGCGCACTGATCTCGGGCCTGATTGCACGGCGCTTCACCGACGAGGAAAAAACCCGCCGCCAGGTGCTGTTCTCGACCGACCTGATCTACGACGTGCTGCGAAAACATCAGGCCGACCACGTGCTGTTGCGTGCCGCGCGGGCCGATGCGGCAACCGGACTGCTCGATCTCCGCCGATTGAGTGATATGCTCATACGAATCAAGGGACGAATCATCCACAGGGAACTCGATCGCGTTTCGCCGCTGGCGGTGCCGGTGATGCTGGAAATCGGTCGCGAAGCAGTCTATGGCGAGGCGTCCGATGAGCTCCTGGCGGAAGCCGCCGAGGAGCTGGTCAAAGAGGCGACAGGATAG
- a CDS encoding ligase-associated DNA damage response exonuclease encodes MRPQDILTPQPAGLACKPGGFHIDPVRPVERAVITHGHSDHARAGHGAVLATQETLDMMRLRYGENFARSTQAIKYGEELRLGDVTIKLHPAGHVLGSAQVSVTCNSTRIVASGDYKDAPDPTCAPFEVVPCDVFITEATFGLPVFRHGDAADEVKKLLASVDLFPERAHLVGAYSLGKAQRVIALLRAACYDAPIYLHGAMEKITHYYQSRGIALGELRPVKGMKKADLAGTITLAPPSATSDVWTRRFPDPVTAFASGWMRVRARARQGGVELPLVISDHADWDGLTATIKATNAGEIWVTHGQEDALVHWCKTQGLSARPLDLVGYGDEDSGEGDVQASDESGEA; translated from the coding sequence ATGCGCCCGCAAGACATCCTGACGCCGCAACCAGCCGGCCTCGCCTGCAAACCCGGCGGCTTCCATATCGATCCGGTACGGCCGGTCGAGCGCGCCGTGATCACCCATGGCCATTCCGATCACGCCCGGGCCGGCCACGGCGCGGTGCTCGCCACGCAAGAGACGCTCGACATGATGCGGCTGCGCTACGGCGAGAATTTTGCTCGCTCCACGCAAGCCATCAAATACGGCGAAGAGTTGAGGCTCGGCGACGTCACCATCAAGCTCCACCCCGCTGGCCACGTTCTGGGTTCGGCGCAGGTATCAGTCACGTGCAACAGCACCCGTATCGTCGCCTCCGGCGATTACAAGGATGCGCCCGATCCGACCTGTGCGCCGTTCGAGGTCGTGCCCTGCGATGTCTTCATCACCGAGGCGACATTCGGCCTGCCTGTTTTTCGCCACGGCGACGCGGCGGATGAAGTAAAAAAGCTGCTGGCGTCAGTCGATCTGTTTCCGGAGCGCGCGCATCTGGTCGGCGCCTATTCGCTCGGCAAGGCCCAGCGCGTGATCGCGCTGCTGCGCGCGGCCTGCTACGACGCGCCGATCTATCTGCATGGTGCAATGGAGAAGATCACACACTATTATCAAAGCCGCGGCATCGCGCTTGGCGAGTTGCGGCCGGTCAAAGGGATGAAGAAAGCCGATCTTGCCGGCACCATCACGCTGGCGCCGCCATCGGCGACGTCAGACGTCTGGACGCGGCGATTTCCTGATCCCGTCACCGCCTTTGCCTCCGGCTGGATGCGGGTGCGCGCCCGCGCGCGCCAGGGCGGCGTCGAACTGCCGCTGGTGATTTCCGACCACGCCGACTGGGATGGCCTCACGGCGACGATCAAGGCCACCAACGCCGGCGAAATCTGGGTCACGCATGGCCAAGAAGACGCGCTGGTGCATTGGTGCAAGACTCAAGGCCTTTCCGCGCGTCCCCTCGATCTCGTCGGTTATGGCGACGAAGACAGCGGCGAAGGTGACGTGCAGGCGTCAGACGAAAGCGGCGAGGCATGA